From Neobacillus sp. PS2-9, the proteins below share one genomic window:
- a CDS encoding LacI family DNA-binding transcriptional regulator, whose amino-acid sequence MVVTIKDVAREANVAPSTVSRVIANNPRISEQTKRRVKEVMEQLGYYPNLQARSLVAKSTQTIGVIMPNSAYHAFRNPFFPEVLRGISMHAHESKYGIYLSTGSTEEEIHEEVLSMVMGRRVDGILLLYSRVNDRTMNYLEEIGFPFAVVGRPSVNEERITYVDNDNIFISKQVTNYLIEHGHTNIAYVGINPDFVVTIDRINGYKLALKEAGLTVNEAYLVNEELVNEQGIDAICSLMKLDAPPTALVTQDDLMAYEIISHLEKLNIRVPEDISIVGFNNLSLSEHSKPPLTSVDIGTFQLGHLATECLIEKIENPDTLPKRITIPTKLIERKSCAVKK is encoded by the coding sequence ATGGTGGTTACAATTAAGGATGTGGCAAGGGAAGCAAATGTGGCGCCTTCGACGGTTTCAAGGGTAATTGCCAATAACCCGCGAATAAGCGAACAAACAAAGAGACGTGTAAAAGAAGTGATGGAACAATTAGGGTACTATCCTAATTTGCAAGCGCGTAGCTTGGTTGCTAAAAGCACTCAAACCATTGGCGTCATAATGCCGAATTCGGCCTACCATGCCTTTCGAAACCCATTCTTCCCTGAAGTATTAAGAGGAATCAGTATGCATGCCCATGAAAGTAAATACGGTATTTATCTTTCAACGGGGTCCACTGAGGAAGAAATTCACGAAGAAGTCCTGTCCATGGTTATGGGTAGACGTGTCGATGGAATCCTTCTGTTATACTCTCGTGTCAATGACCGGACCATGAACTACCTGGAGGAAATCGGCTTTCCTTTTGCGGTAGTGGGTCGGCCAAGCGTGAATGAAGAGAGAATTACGTATGTTGATAATGACAATATTTTTATTAGCAAACAGGTAACCAACTACTTAATTGAACACGGTCATACGAATATTGCTTACGTTGGAATAAATCCGGATTTTGTGGTTACTATTGACCGGATTAATGGATATAAGTTGGCTCTTAAGGAAGCTGGACTTACAGTAAATGAGGCTTATCTCGTTAATGAAGAGTTAGTCAATGAACAAGGAATAGATGCCATTTGTTCTTTGATGAAGCTTGATGCTCCTCCTACAGCATTGGTAACACAGGATGATTTAATGGCGTATGAAATCATCAGTCATTTAGAAAAATTAAACATCAGAGTGCCTGAAGATATTTCAATCGTAGGCTTTAATAATCTCTCGCTATCTGAACATTCTAAGCCTCCACTAACTTCGGTGGATATTGGCACATTTCAATTAGGTCATTTGGCAACAGAATGTTTAATAGAAAAAATCGAGAATCCTGATACGTTGCCAAAGAGAATCACGATTCCAACAAAGCTAATTGAACGTAAGTCGTGCGCGGTGAAAAAATAG
- a CDS encoding carbohydrate ABC transporter permease, translating to MGRKYKLPLEILGLLLGLLWLSPFYLMIVNSFKTKREIFSDTLKLPEVFTFDNYVEAFNELTFLKTFMNSLIITVVSVGIIIIFSSMAAYALSRNKSKISTIIFFMFVAAMLIPFQSVMIPLVTIFGKIELLNRSGIIFMYLGFGASLSIFLYHGTLSGIPKSLDEAATIDGANRFQIFWHIIFPMLKPITVTVAILNTIWIWNDYLLPSLVINQEGMETIPLKMFFFFGEYTKQWHLALAGLTIAIIPVIIAYFFAQREIIKGISEGAVK from the coding sequence ATGGGAAGAAAATATAAATTGCCGCTCGAAATCCTTGGTTTGTTATTAGGTCTGTTATGGCTTTCTCCTTTTTACTTAATGATTGTCAACTCCTTTAAAACAAAGAGGGAGATCTTCTCAGACACATTAAAATTACCAGAAGTATTTACTTTTGATAACTATGTTGAAGCATTTAATGAACTTACCTTCCTAAAAACATTTATGAATTCACTGATTATTACGGTAGTTAGTGTAGGTATCATCATTATTTTCTCGTCTATGGCTGCCTACGCTCTTTCAAGAAATAAAAGCAAAATAAGTACCATTATATTCTTCATGTTTGTTGCAGCGATGTTAATTCCTTTCCAATCCGTTATGATTCCATTAGTGACGATTTTTGGAAAAATAGAACTGCTTAATCGTTCTGGAATTATCTTTATGTATTTAGGCTTTGGTGCGAGTCTTTCCATCTTCCTGTACCATGGTACATTGAGCGGAATCCCAAAATCCTTGGATGAAGCTGCAACCATTGATGGGGCTAATCGTTTCCAAATTTTTTGGCACATTATTTTCCCTATGTTAAAGCCAATTACTGTTACAGTTGCCATATTGAATACCATTTGGATTTGGAATGACTACTTACTTCCATCTCTTGTTATTAACCAAGAAGGAATGGAAACTATTCCATTGAAAATGTTCTTCTTCTTCGGTGAGTATACAAAGCAATGGCATTTAGCACTTGCTGGATTAACGATTGCTATTATTCCAGTAATTATTGCGTACTTCTTTGCACAAAGGGAAATTATCAAAGGTATTTCTGAAGGCGCGGTTAAATAA
- a CDS encoding sugar ABC transporter permease has translation MRTRELSYWLFLAPVLLALSMVVIIPLLFGVYYSFTDWNGIEVGGFIGFENYINVFKDKEFLDSLWFTVKFTVVSIILINFFGLALALIVTSKIKTSKFLRTIFFMPNLIGGLILGFIWQFIFIKVFAGVGELFGIENLQGWLSTTNTGFWGLVILMSWQMAGYIMVIYISYLEGVPTELIEAAEIDGASSLQRLRFIVFPLVAPAFTVSLFLTLSNTFKLYDQNLSLTGGGPYNSTQMVAMEIFKTAFGESEMAYAQAKAVIFFIIVAAISLTQVYINKKREVEM, from the coding sequence ATGCGTACGCGGGAATTATCATATTGGTTATTTTTAGCCCCAGTTCTATTAGCATTATCTATGGTTGTTATCATTCCATTGCTCTTTGGAGTCTACTATTCATTTACAGACTGGAATGGTATTGAAGTGGGCGGCTTTATAGGCTTCGAGAATTATATTAATGTCTTTAAAGACAAGGAATTCTTAGATTCATTATGGTTTACAGTAAAGTTTACTGTCGTTTCCATTATTTTAATTAACTTCTTTGGTTTAGCCTTAGCACTTATCGTGACATCAAAAATTAAAACAAGTAAGTTCCTACGTACAATCTTCTTCATGCCAAACCTAATTGGTGGTCTGATTCTAGGTTTTATCTGGCAGTTTATTTTTATTAAGGTATTTGCCGGTGTTGGAGAATTGTTTGGAATCGAAAACTTACAAGGATGGCTTTCTACTACAAACACTGGTTTTTGGGGCTTAGTGATCCTAATGAGCTGGCAGATGGCCGGATATATCATGGTAATCTATATTTCTTACTTAGAAGGTGTACCGACAGAGCTGATTGAAGCTGCTGAAATAGATGGCGCTAGTTCACTCCAGCGTCTACGCTTTATCGTATTCCCGTTAGTTGCTCCTGCATTTACAGTTAGTTTGTTCTTAACATTATCGAATACTTTCAAGCTTTACGACCAAAACTTATCATTAACAGGCGGTGGGCCTTACAATTCCACGCAAATGGTCGCAATGGAGATTTTTAAAACGGCATTTGGTGAAAGTGAAATGGCTTATGCTCAGGCAAAAGCAGTTATCTTCTTTATCATCGTTGCTGCTATTTCCTTAACACAAGTGTACATCAACAAGAAAAGGGAGGTAGAAATGTAA
- a CDS encoding ABC transporter substrate-binding protein, producing MNKKKLFSGIGAGLLSLSLLLTGCGNADKDGGAKEESKGGNVTLDVFQFKVEFKKQFEDAAKKYEAAHKGVNINITTVGGGEDYGAALKSKFASGKEPAIYNIGGPQDVEDWQKKLADLSDTEASKKALKGTLDGVTKDGKVLGLPYNQEGYGFIYNKAIFEKAGIDPTSIKSYADLEKAVKTLDSKKGDLGLKAVFALPGKETWVTGLHLSNAFLAPEFDNNVLNAFSAKKVDFKYGDAFKKVLDLQNNYSVQPTVSLDYAQQVEELFSLQKVAMIQQGNWAYGSIAGIDKDFADKNIGLLPIPVEGYKEDAIPVGIPMYWGVNSNKDKATQAEAKKFLDWLYTSDEGKEIVINDFKFIPAYDGFDASKISDPLSKEIYQYAQDGKTIGWTFMGYPTGWGQDTLGVQIQKYLSKEAKWDDVVKTSKEAWEKARNK from the coding sequence ATGAATAAGAAAAAATTATTTTCTGGAATTGGAGCTGGGCTTCTTTCATTAAGTCTCCTTTTAACAGGCTGTGGTAACGCTGATAAAGATGGCGGAGCTAAAGAAGAGTCAAAAGGTGGAAATGTAACACTTGATGTATTCCAATTTAAAGTAGAATTCAAAAAGCAATTTGAAGATGCTGCAAAGAAATATGAAGCAGCACACAAAGGAGTAAATATCAACATCACAACTGTTGGTGGCGGTGAAGATTATGGTGCTGCTTTAAAATCTAAATTTGCTTCAGGTAAAGAGCCGGCAATCTACAACATCGGTGGACCACAAGATGTGGAAGATTGGCAAAAGAAATTAGCTGACCTTTCTGATACAGAAGCTTCTAAAAAGGCATTAAAAGGAACCCTTGATGGGGTAACTAAAGATGGCAAAGTTTTAGGATTACCATACAACCAAGAAGGTTACGGCTTCATCTATAACAAAGCAATATTTGAAAAGGCTGGCATTGATCCAACATCAATCAAGAGCTATGCAGACCTTGAAAAGGCTGTAAAAACTTTAGATTCTAAAAAGGGTGACCTTGGTCTAAAAGCAGTATTTGCCCTTCCTGGTAAAGAAACTTGGGTAACTGGCTTACACTTATCCAATGCATTCTTAGCTCCAGAATTTGATAACAACGTTCTAAATGCATTCAGTGCAAAGAAAGTTGACTTCAAATATGGTGATGCGTTCAAGAAGGTCCTTGATCTTCAAAACAACTACTCTGTTCAACCAACTGTAAGCCTTGACTATGCTCAACAAGTTGAAGAATTATTCTCTCTTCAAAAAGTAGCCATGATTCAACAAGGTAACTGGGCATATGGTTCAATCGCTGGTATCGACAAAGATTTCGCTGATAAGAACATTGGTTTATTACCAATCCCTGTTGAAGGCTACAAAGAAGATGCCATTCCTGTTGGTATCCCAATGTACTGGGGCGTAAACAGCAACAAAGACAAAGCTACACAAGCTGAAGCTAAGAAATTTTTAGACTGGTTATATACATCTGACGAAGGTAAAGAAATCGTTATCAACGACTTCAAATTTATCCCTGCTTATGATGGCTTTGATGCATCAAAAATCAGTGATCCACTTTCAAAAGAAATTTATCAATATGCTCAAGATGGCAAGACAATCGGCTGGACATTCATGGGCTACCCAACTGGCTGGGGACAAGATACACTTGGTGTTCAAATCCAAAAATATTTGAGCAAAGAAGCTAAATGGGATGACGTAGTGAAAACTTCAAAAGAAGCTTGGGAAAAAGCACGTAATAAATAA
- a CDS encoding alpha-glucosidase, which produces MKTNDQWWKKSVVYQIYPRSFMDSNGDGIGDIQGIIQKLDYLKLLGVDVIWLSPVYDSPNDDNGYDIRDYQKIMEEFGTMADFDQMLEEVHKRDMKLVMDLVVNHTSDEHEWFVQSKQSKDNPYRDYYIWREGKDGKEPNNWGSFFSGPAWDYDEATKEYYLHLFAKKQPDLNWEHPALREEVYRMMRFWLDKGIDGFRMDVINMISKQPGLPDGVQGEGQFYGDGSPFYMNGPRIHEFLKEMNQEVLTHYPIMTVGEMPGTTPEDAILYTNPERNEVNMIFTFEHMDLDSAPGGKWNLKPLNLVDLKENLAKWQVGLHNKGWNSLYWNNHDQPRIVSRFGNDQEYRVESAKMLAACLHFMQGTPYIYQGEEIGMTNVKFDSLDDYRDIETLNMYKERSALGYTHDDIMTSIYAKGRDNARTPVQWDASEHGGFTTGTPWIKSNPRYKEINVKSTIEDPKSIFYFYQKLISLRKEMDIIVEGDFQLLLKDHPSIFAYERNLNDERLLVLSNFSGEEVEINEEKLVNSITNSQMILSNYEAGTSDTLRPYEVRVLTN; this is translated from the coding sequence TTGAAAACAAATGACCAATGGTGGAAGAAAAGCGTTGTTTATCAAATATACCCAAGAAGCTTTATGGATTCGAATGGAGATGGAATCGGCGACATCCAAGGGATTATTCAAAAACTGGATTACTTGAAGTTGCTTGGTGTGGATGTCATCTGGTTAAGCCCTGTGTACGATTCACCGAATGATGATAATGGCTATGATATCCGTGATTATCAAAAAATCATGGAAGAGTTCGGCACCATGGCCGATTTTGACCAGATGCTTGAAGAAGTACATAAACGTGACATGAAATTAGTCATGGACCTCGTTGTTAACCACACATCTGATGAGCATGAATGGTTTGTTCAATCGAAACAATCGAAAGACAATCCATACCGCGACTATTATATCTGGCGTGAGGGTAAAGACGGGAAAGAACCGAACAATTGGGGATCATTTTTCAGCGGTCCTGCATGGGATTATGATGAAGCCACCAAGGAATATTACTTGCATTTATTTGCGAAAAAACAACCTGATCTTAACTGGGAACATCCAGCCTTACGTGAGGAAGTTTACCGCATGATGAGATTTTGGCTTGATAAAGGAATCGATGGCTTCCGAATGGACGTAATCAATATGATTTCAAAACAGCCAGGTTTACCTGATGGTGTGCAAGGGGAAGGTCAATTCTATGGTGATGGCAGCCCTTTTTACATGAATGGTCCTAGAATTCATGAATTTCTAAAGGAAATGAATCAGGAAGTTTTAACGCATTATCCGATTATGACGGTGGGGGAAATGCCTGGAACCACACCAGAAGATGCCATTCTTTATACCAATCCTGAACGAAATGAAGTTAATATGATCTTTACGTTCGAGCATATGGATTTAGATAGTGCCCCCGGTGGTAAGTGGAACTTAAAACCGCTCAATCTCGTGGACTTAAAGGAAAACTTAGCAAAGTGGCAAGTAGGACTTCATAACAAAGGTTGGAACAGTTTATATTGGAATAACCATGATCAGCCAAGGATTGTCTCTCGTTTTGGTAATGACCAGGAATACCGCGTGGAGTCAGCAAAAATGTTAGCAGCCTGTCTTCATTTCATGCAAGGGACCCCATATATTTATCAAGGTGAAGAAATCGGTATGACGAATGTGAAGTTTGATTCCTTAGATGATTACCGTGATATTGAGACCCTAAATATGTACAAGGAACGTTCAGCTTTAGGCTATACGCATGATGATATTATGACTTCCATCTACGCGAAAGGAAGAGACAATGCAAGAACACCTGTACAATGGGATGCATCAGAGCACGGAGGGTTTACAACAGGAACGCCATGGATTAAATCCAATCCAAGATACAAAGAAATCAATGTGAAAAGTACGATAGAAGATCCAAAGTCTATCTTCTATTTTTATCAAAAGCTTATTTCCCTTCGTAAGGAAATGGATATTATCGTAGAAGGCGATTTTCAATTGTTACTCAAAGATCACCCATCAATCTTTGCATATGAAAGAAACTTGAATGATGAACGCCTCTTGGTTTTAAGTAATTTTAGTGGGGAAGAGGTAGAGATTAACGAGGAAAAGTTAGTCAATAGCATAACAAATTCCCAAATGATTCTCTCCAACTATGAAGCGGGAACATCAGATACACTTCGTCCATATGAGGTAAGAGTTCTAACAAATTAA
- a CDS encoding globin, whose product MVKELDYNFKSLYSEIGGQETIDKLVNAFYPRVYADPELRPLFEGDMEEIKRKQRMFLPQFLGGPALYSQEFGPPAMRERHLPFEVTPRRAVCWLRCMREAFQEIGLDQNPAGLAFYDRLTQVAGIMVNSPDRD is encoded by the coding sequence ATGGTGAAGGAATTGGATTATAACTTTAAATCTCTATATAGTGAAATTGGTGGACAAGAGACCATTGACAAACTAGTTAATGCCTTTTATCCACGAGTATATGCAGACCCGGAATTAAGACCTTTATTTGAAGGGGACATGGAAGAAATTAAGCGAAAGCAGAGAATGTTTCTTCCACAATTTTTAGGAGGTCCTGCTTTATACAGCCAGGAATTTGGACCACCTGCCATGAGAGAACGGCATTTACCATTTGAAGTAACCCCAAGAAGAGCAGTCTGTTGGCTACGCTGTATGAGAGAAGCCTTTCAGGAAATTGGACTCGATCAAAACCCAGCAGGACTAGCCTTTTATGATCGTTTAACGCAGGTTGCTGGCATAATGGTAAACAGTCCTGACCGCGACTAA
- a CDS encoding VOC family protein — translation MLHHLEIYVSNLSKTTEFWGWFLTELGYEKYQKWDSGISWKYGDTYLVFVQVEKRFMDVPYHRSRVGLNHLAFHAESKEQVDWMTDQLKEKGIPILYQDRHPFAGGDSHYAVFFEDPDRIKVELVAPKVDKDSSGN, via the coding sequence ATTCTGCACCATTTAGAGATCTATGTTTCGAATCTATCAAAAACAACTGAATTTTGGGGATGGTTTTTAACTGAATTAGGATATGAAAAGTATCAGAAATGGGATTCAGGTATTAGTTGGAAATACGGAGATACCTATCTTGTATTTGTGCAAGTGGAAAAGAGATTCATGGATGTCCCTTACCACCGTTCAAGGGTTGGTTTAAATCATCTTGCATTTCATGCAGAATCCAAAGAGCAAGTAGACTGGATGACTGATCAATTGAAGGAAAAAGGTATACCTATTTTGTATCAGGATCGACACCCGTTCGCAGGGGGAGATTCACATTATGCAGTATTCTTTGAAGACCCTGATCGAATAAAAGTGGAATTAGTTGCGCCTAAAGTGGACAAAGACTCTTCTGGAAATTGA
- a CDS encoding QueT transporter family protein: MKINTIVVNGIVAALYIAVSALIQPFGFTQVQFRVSEMFNHLVVFNKKYIYGIVLGVFLTNLFFSPMKAYDLIFGVGQSVIALLITIASAKYIKGLWTRMIVNTLVFTLTMFLIALELHLAFDLPFMFTWLTTAVGEFVVMAVGMPVMYVINKRVRFDKIV; this comes from the coding sequence ATGAAAATTAATACAATTGTCGTAAACGGTATTGTAGCAGCATTGTACATTGCAGTCTCTGCTTTAATCCAGCCGTTTGGATTTACCCAAGTTCAGTTTCGTGTTTCCGAGATGTTCAATCATCTAGTTGTTTTTAACAAAAAATATATCTATGGAATTGTTCTTGGTGTGTTTTTAACAAATTTGTTCTTTTCACCGATGAAGGCCTATGACCTTATTTTCGGTGTCGGTCAATCCGTAATTGCCTTGTTAATCACGATTGCCTCTGCAAAATATATCAAAGGCTTATGGACACGTATGATCGTGAATACACTTGTCTTCACGTTAACGATGTTTTTGATTGCTCTTGAGCTGCATTTAGCATTTGACCTACCATTTATGTTCACTTGGTTAACAACCGCAGTTGGTGAATTTGTGGTTATGGCTGTGGGTATGCCAGTGATGTATGTAATTAATAAGCGTGTTCGATTTGATAAAATCGTCTAA
- a CDS encoding DinB family protein, with amino-acid sequence MLQRPLTSEYPEYYVPYVNLVPEGDLLAILSEDLKSTIELFDGISDEDGHFRYAPTKWSIKEVLGHMTDTERIMSYRLLRIGRGDQTALAGFNENDFVEGSQINKQSIKDILEDFIATRKATITLIKNMPAEAWGNKGNANNTEVTTRAIGYIIAGHAIHHKKIINERYLTSKK; translated from the coding sequence ATGTTACAACGTCCTTTAACTAGTGAGTATCCTGAATATTATGTACCCTATGTGAATCTGGTTCCCGAAGGAGACCTATTAGCGATTTTAAGTGAGGATCTAAAAAGTACGATTGAACTTTTTGACGGTATTTCGGATGAAGATGGGCATTTTCGTTATGCCCCAACTAAATGGAGTATCAAAGAAGTTCTCGGCCATATGACAGATACCGAAAGAATTATGAGTTATCGCCTGCTTCGTATTGGCCGCGGTGACCAAACGGCTTTAGCGGGGTTTAATGAAAATGATTTTGTAGAAGGCTCTCAAATTAACAAGCAATCTATCAAAGATATACTTGAGGATTTTATAGCGACACGCAAGGCTACGATTACTTTAATTAAAAACATGCCTGCTGAAGCCTGGGGCAACAAAGGCAATGCCAACAATACGGAAGTGACTACCCGTGCCATCGGCTACATAATTGCAGGTCATGCCATTCATCATAAAAAAATTATTAACGAGAGATACCTTACATCAAAAAAATAG
- a CDS encoding sugar phosphate isomerase/epimerase has product MKLGVFTVLFAEKSFEDMLDTVKKAGLHAVEIGTGCYPGNSHCDLDPLLESEEARKAYIGKVEERGLTISAFSCHGNPISPEKEFAKQSHETLLKTIKLASLLGVPVVNCFSGTAGDHEEAKFPNWPVTPWPNEYGDVLKWQWEEKLIPYWKEVGQYAKEHQVKIGLELHGGFLVHTPYTLLKLREETCDAIGANLDPSHLWWQGIDPVAAIKILAKENAIHHFHAKDTYIDQENVNMYGLTDMQPYGEVRSRAWSFRSVGCGHSLKEWSDMMSALRTYGYDYVVSIEHEDPIMSIEEGFKRAVVNLKSVLIEEPVSQMWWV; this is encoded by the coding sequence ATGAAACTAGGTGTATTTACCGTATTATTTGCTGAAAAATCGTTCGAGGATATGCTTGATACCGTAAAAAAGGCAGGCCTTCATGCCGTTGAAATAGGAACTGGGTGCTACCCAGGAAACAGCCATTGCGATTTAGACCCGTTATTAGAAAGTGAAGAAGCACGGAAGGCATATATCGGAAAAGTCGAAGAGCGAGGGTTAACGATAAGTGCCTTTAGCTGTCACGGAAACCCTATCTCTCCTGAGAAAGAATTCGCGAAGCAGTCTCACGAGACACTTTTAAAAACAATTAAACTAGCATCCTTGTTAGGAGTTCCAGTGGTAAACTGTTTCTCTGGTACTGCAGGCGACCATGAAGAAGCCAAGTTTCCTAATTGGCCGGTGACTCCTTGGCCTAACGAATATGGAGACGTGTTAAAGTGGCAATGGGAAGAAAAGTTGATTCCATACTGGAAGGAAGTAGGCCAGTATGCGAAGGAACATCAGGTGAAAATTGGCCTCGAGCTTCATGGCGGCTTTTTAGTTCATACTCCATACACGCTGTTGAAGTTGCGCGAAGAAACCTGTGATGCGATTGGGGCCAACTTGGATCCAAGTCATTTATGGTGGCAGGGAATCGATCCTGTGGCTGCGATTAAAATTTTAGCAAAAGAAAATGCCATCCATCATTTCCATGCGAAAGATACGTATATTGACCAAGAAAATGTAAATATGTATGGTTTAACAGATATGCAGCCATATGGGGAAGTGCGTTCACGTGCATGGAGTTTTCGTTCCGTAGGATGTGGCCATAGTTTGAAGGAATGGTCTGACATGATGAGTGCACTCCGCACCTATGGCTACGATTATGTGGTCAGCATTGAACATGAGGATCCTATCATGTCCATTGAAGAAGGCTTTAAGCGAGCAGTTGTGAATTTAAAATCTGTTCTAATTGAAGAGCCTGTTTCACAAATGTGGTGGGTATAA
- a CDS encoding Gfo/Idh/MocA family oxidoreductase, with translation MKKLRIGIIGVGGIAQGRHIPAFLQLSDVCEITALSDVNVDRAKETAEKHQFPHVCENYQDLFSEVDAVCICTPNKFHAEISIAAFEAGVHVLCEKPMALSAEECEAMNSASKKADKVLAIAYHYRFMKEAQAAKKAMLEVGTPLVVRVQALRRRKVPGWGVFTNKDLQGGGSLIDYGCHLLDLALWLMGNPKQTMVSGTTYNTLSKMPNQVNQWGEFNHETFDVDDHVTAYAQFENGASMLFETSWAANINDDKEHLSISGVDGGLSVFPFELYTTKNGMLLNSQAAWIPGEENLGLPQAKNFIQACLGLEELVVKPEEALQVSQIIDRIYESSESFREGISQ, from the coding sequence ATGAAAAAACTACGAATTGGCATTATAGGGGTTGGCGGTATAGCACAGGGCCGTCATATCCCTGCTTTTTTACAGCTTAGTGACGTATGTGAAATAACAGCTCTCAGTGATGTAAATGTGGACCGTGCAAAAGAAACCGCTGAAAAACATCAATTTCCTCATGTGTGTGAGAACTATCAGGACCTTTTTTCAGAAGTAGATGCCGTTTGTATTTGTACACCAAATAAATTTCATGCGGAGATTTCCATTGCTGCATTCGAAGCAGGTGTTCATGTTCTATGTGAAAAGCCGATGGCACTAAGTGCGGAGGAATGTGAAGCAATGAATTCTGCTTCAAAAAAAGCGGATAAGGTTCTAGCGATCGCTTATCATTATCGTTTCATGAAGGAAGCTCAGGCAGCAAAGAAGGCCATGCTAGAGGTAGGTACACCACTTGTAGTCAGAGTTCAGGCTTTAAGACGCAGGAAAGTGCCGGGCTGGGGTGTGTTTACGAATAAAGATCTTCAAGGAGGCGGAAGTCTGATTGACTATGGCTGTCACCTCCTCGATCTCGCTTTATGGCTAATGGGAAATCCCAAACAAACAATGGTGTCAGGCACCACATATAACACGTTAAGTAAAATGCCGAATCAAGTGAATCAATGGGGCGAGTTTAATCATGAAACGTTTGATGTCGATGACCATGTCACAGCGTATGCTCAGTTTGAAAATGGTGCTTCGATGCTATTTGAAACTTCATGGGCGGCAAACATCAATGACGACAAGGAACATCTAAGCATCTCTGGAGTGGATGGCGGATTAAGTGTGTTTCCATTTGAGCTTTATACCACTAAAAATGGCATGCTGCTAAATAGCCAAGCTGCTTGGATTCCAGGTGAAGAGAATCTTGGACTGCCACAGGCAAAAAACTTTATCCAAGCATGTCTGGGATTGGAAGAATTGGTTGTCAAGCCAGAGGAGGCGCTTCAAGTTTCTCAAATTATTGATCGAATCTATGAAAGTAGTGAATCTTTTAGAGAGGGGATTTCCCAATGA
- a CDS encoding Gfo/Idh/MocA family oxidoreductase → MGKLRVAVIGCGSIAQHRHLPEYKANKNVELVAVCDINEERAIEVAEKFGAKAYTSYEELLNAGGVDAVSVCTPNYLHASISIAALKAGVHVLCEKPMATSKQEAEAMIAAAKESGNKLMIAHNQRFVPSHQKARKLIESGEIGRIYSFRTAFGHGGPEGWSVDGKESWFFQKEKAFVGAMGDLGVHKTDLLRYLLGEEIIEVGSFVETSAKEFADVDDNAVCILKTESGIIGTLAASWAYVSKEDNSTIIYGEKAILRLEDDPVNSLVVQYKNGEVVNYQLGRIQSNEDGGQNNSRVIDLFVNAVVNNQEPPVPGEEGMKSLNVILAALESNETKQIVRVRER, encoded by the coding sequence ATGGGAAAATTACGTGTAGCTGTCATCGGATGCGGCAGTATTGCCCAGCATCGTCATTTACCTGAATATAAAGCAAATAAAAACGTAGAACTTGTTGCGGTATGTGATATCAATGAAGAGCGTGCGATAGAAGTGGCGGAGAAATTTGGAGCTAAAGCTTATACGAGTTATGAAGAGTTATTGAATGCCGGCGGAGTAGACGCTGTTAGTGTTTGTACACCAAACTACCTTCATGCGTCAATCTCCATTGCTGCTTTAAAGGCCGGGGTTCATGTCCTTTGTGAAAAGCCTATGGCTACTTCAAAACAAGAAGCAGAAGCTATGATTGCCGCTGCTAAGGAAAGCGGCAATAAGCTAATGATTGCTCATAATCAACGCTTTGTACCGTCACATCAAAAAGCACGTAAGCTCATTGAAAGTGGAGAAATCGGGCGTATTTATAGCTTCCGTACAGCATTTGGACACGGTGGTCCTGAAGGTTGGAGTGTGGACGGAAAAGAAAGCTGGTTTTTCCAAAAGGAAAAAGCATTTGTTGGAGCGATGGGCGATCTAGGTGTGCATAAAACGGATTTACTGCGTTATCTACTAGGGGAAGAGATTATTGAAGTGGGTTCTTTCGTAGAAACAAGTGCGAAGGAATTTGCGGATGTGGATGACAATGCGGTTTGTATTTTAAAAACGGAAAGCGGGATCATCGGAACGCTTGCTGCCAGTTGGGCTTATGTAAGCAAAGAAGATAATTCGACGATTATTTATGGTGAAAAAGCGATTCTTCGTTTAGAGGATGACCCGGTTAACTCGCTAGTTGTTCAATATAAGAATGGTGAGGTGGTCAATTACCAGTTGGGTAGGATCCAGTCAAATGAAGATGGCGGTCAAAACAACTCGCGTGTAATTGATCTATTTGTTAATGCTGTTGTGAACAATCAAGAGCCTCCTGTACCTGGTGAGGAAGGCATGAAGTCTTTAAATGTCATCTTGGCTGCGCTCGAGTCAAATGAAACGAAACAGATTGTAAGAGTGAGAGAACGATGA